The Chitinivibrionales bacterium region CCTGATTGACAAGATTGGGATAAGTATTTTTAACACTTTTTATTTTGCTGTCGTGGGATTTTACCGCTTCGACACTGTCGGCCATGCCGCGATCACAACCGTTTCCGGAAATATACCGTATTTTTTTATCCGGACTTACGGTAATATCTATAAAAGTGCGTGTACACTTATTAACACAAAAAGGGCATCGGGTTGAATCGTCGTTACAAGTCACGAATGTCAAGTTCGAGGCTTTTTCCAGTCCTACAAACGAGGATGGTCTGCCGGTCCTCTGTTTTCGGACCTCGAGTGCGGCGCCGATTGCTCCGCAGATATCGGCATAATCATGAACAATGACCTCGGCCTCGGGATTCCTGCTTTTGATATAATCGACCTGCGCCTTGACAGCAGCGAGGTTTCGCTGAGTGCCGCCCTGTAAAACAATACGTCTTCCAAAACGGGATACGTTGGTATCCTGGACGATATAATTCCAGATATTGAGTGGCAATACGAGGGCGAGTCCGGCCATGATCTCTTCTTTTTTCCAGCCCAGTTGCTGAAAATTTACCCGGTCCTGTTCCATGAATACGGCACATCCGTAATTAAAGGCCGGAGCGCGGCGGGCCTTGAACGCAGTGGTTGCATACTCTTCTATGGGAACATCAAACTGCTCGGCCATTGTCTGAAGGAAATAGCCGTTCCCGGCGCTGCATTGCGTGTTGAGCTTGAAATCCACAACTCGTCCGTGTTTGAGAAACAGCACTTTAATATCCTGACCGCCCACATCGCAGATAACATCGATATTACCGTACCTGTGCACCGAGGAGCGCATATGGGCAACGGTTTCCACCACAACGGTATCGAAACAGAATGCCTCTTTAAGTATCGAAGATGCATACCCGGTCACGCCGGTTCCGGCCAGCCTGAGAGTGATATTCCTGGATTTGATCCACCGATCAAGCCGCGCCGCCATTTCTCTAATGTCTATAATTGGATTGCCCTTCGAAAGGATATAATCCCGATAAAGAGGAACGCCCTCGCTGTCGACCAGGACAAGCTTTGAGCTTGTCGAACCACCGTCAACACCCAGATAACCGGTTATGTGAGCACCTTCCGGAGGCTCGCATGCCTTAAACGGAGGGATTGTATATGCAGCGACGAATTCGTCGAGTTCCTGTTCAGATTGCACAAGACCATTCCGGAAAGAGCCGTTCTCTCCAAGTTTTTTCATGCGCTCATGGGAGAGATAATTATCGAGCCCTTTTCTTCCCTCATAATAAAATCTCCTGTCCTTTGCAGAAGAGCCCTCAAATGCGGTAAGCATTTCGCGGGATTCTTTTCCGAATATCACCGCACCGGCGGCAGCATAATACTGTGCACCCTCCGGAACTCTGATGCTTTCTGGAAGCGAAGGTGTTTCCGGTACATAGTGGTGCAATTGCCAGGTGCTGGGAATCCAGGTACGCCAGAGGTCGGTGAGGACATTCAAATAAGCATGCGGTCCCCCCAGGAGGAGTACCGGTGCACGAAGAACATTGCCTTTTACAAGCACTTCGAGGTTCTGTTTGACAATTGCGGTGCAGAGCGAAACCACAATTTCTTCCATTTCAATTCCGGTTTTCAGAAGTCCCACAACATCGGTTTCGGCAAAGACACCGCATTTTGCCGCTATAGGATGAATCGTTTTTCCCTGAGCCCGCACTTTCCGGACCTCAGACAACGATATTCCGATCTTGCCCAGAATCCTGTCGAGGGTAGCGCCGGTACCACCGGCACATTTGTCATTCATAAAAGAGGAAACCGTCGCATTCCCTTCCTTGTCCCTTTTCCAGATAATAATTTTGGCGTCCTGGCCCCCAAGTTCGATAACCGATCCGGTATCGGGACACAACCGCTCAACCGCGGATATCACGGCATTAACTTCCTGTACATATCGAGCATTGATATACGGCGCCAGACTGCGCCCGCCACTTCCGGTAATATAGATACACAGCATGGCCCGGCTGTAATATGCCTCGATTTCATCTAAAAGAAGACTGACGACTTCCGGCTGACGGGCATGATGACGAGTGTATGCCCGGGCTAAA contains the following coding sequences:
- a CDS encoding CoA activase, which gives rise to MKLEHLVRKSPENNEVLSVGLDIGSTTVKVVVMDEHNAILARAYTRHHARQPEVVSLLLDEIEAYYSRAMLCIYITGSGGRSLAPYINARYVQEVNAVISAVERLCPDTGSVIELGGQDAKIIIWKRDKEGNATVSSFMNDKCAGGTGATLDRILGKIGISLSEVRKVRAQGKTIHPIAAKCGVFAETDVVGLLKTGIEMEEIVVSLCTAIVKQNLEVLVKGNVLRAPVLLLGGPHAYLNVLTDLWRTWIPSTWQLHHYVPETPSLPESIRVPEGAQYYAAAGAVIFGKESREMLTAFEGSSAKDRRFYYEGRKGLDNYLSHERMKKLGENGSFRNGLVQSEQELDEFVAAYTIPPFKACEPPEGAHITGYLGVDGGSTSSKLVLVDSEGVPLYRDYILSKGNPIIDIREMAARLDRWIKSRNITLRLAGTGVTGYASSILKEAFCFDTVVVETVAHMRSSVHRYGNIDVICDVGGQDIKVLFLKHGRVVDFKLNTQCSAGNGYFLQTMAEQFDVPIEEYATTAFKARRAPAFNYGCAVFMEQDRVNFQQLGWKKEEIMAGLALVLPLNIWNYIVQDTNVSRFGRRIVLQGGTQRNLAAVKAQVDYIKSRNPEAEVIVHDYADICGAIGAALEVRKQRTGRPSSFVGLEKASNLTFVTCNDDSTRCPFCVNKCTRTFIDITVSPDKKIRYISGNGCDRGMADSVEAVKSHDSKIKSVKNTYPNLVNQAAVEAFNEYPFDACPESYFGRSRAGKRKREAVLEKRAAMVVGMPRVLNLYYYAPFFGTYFRALGVGKVVFSDYTSKTLWEEGNKWGAIDPCFPAKVAPAHFHNLLTRKNVTHLCFPCITHLESMVENVVGNNACPIQMGTPEVVHAAFTKDRNMFSEFGVEYWKPLVNMERHNEAADMLYEYFAGPLEVSRQENSWAVTQGYAAMQRYLDSLRTQGAKLLNRLVENEEIGILMIGHPYHHDPGLNHGIPEEFQVRGFPVFCIESLPVTDDFLDPLFKQSPSRRIGDVWRRSFNRNTNIKLWAAKVAARHPNLAVIDLSSFKCGFDAPIYSYIDTILDASEAPHFLFHDIDQNRPRATFAIRIQTIEYFLRLEEKKLKAMKAGSNHVSV